From Amycolatopsis sp. YIM 10, the proteins below share one genomic window:
- a CDS encoding chaplin family protein produces the protein MQTWAKRGIKTALVTGGLLMLGTGIASADESVNPDSPAGPLDANLNIPVQIEKNALGTPVGQANLPGYKGEISTKPVTKPLKGVTDPLQKAAAPASKATAPLAGVTDKATSALSSATNKAGASRTTQDVSGLDFDQTDDVLKGNKVDLDVTAPIQICGNAIGVIGDAVIEDADCGTQSYSNDENTTTDGKHSGLAGNVVALDWALPIQIAGNAGGLAGGSGYTSGSAEQEVTETGDISTDGTGSGASGNVVAPQFATPVQVTGNAASWILGNAYSEFDAETDAESGGWIQTNGDGGAATGNVVGVPIALPVKVNGVAAGAWGSDADTVSHSEADATAGDTTPGLNDIPAYITTEGDKAFLAGTVVQPQGALVANVAGVAASWIGNATTGNAQDDDYAGAGSSSSEVEAGGFSSTTGQDGAGSGNIVDLPVAVPVEAFGIGGTYIGNAHAAHDNETDAKAGEGTYTTGDGSFLAANTVTGQPALTGEVFGIGGSHIGNASGTSTETKTVQAGGYNGSTGNDSSASGNIVQVPLAVPAEIFGIGGSYIGQGEGTASETKEITAGGGGNTDDDNGLGSSNLVATPLAVPAQVFGIGGSHIGRGTGEATSDTQVTAGDDVKATGNEAGASGNIGFVPVALPVQVHGIGGSFIGTGFGTSENLTDAVAGGDATTGGEDGAVAGNIIQAPFAGAGSLFGSSAGLIALVGGDTAENDVVAQAGGDSVTNGDGGGLAGNVISAQGLPIAQVFGDAVAAAAKATGSASNTTDATSGGDITTSGVDGAFSGNILDVPAAAVAQVFGNAVAAAGVADATADNVTSGKAGGDTTTAGTMDSVSGLDGQIPVGVVAQVFDVPLALLGVANAEATNATDIMVDNREPQIDLGIDGSELPLDVIPSLNWPSLPGVPGVPTGLGRDGGMALPTNGLPTNGLPTPGLPSVPSLPGLPGLPGAAAQRADAPMPSVPGVPDLGTVTDLPSAGSLPLELSGVNLDSANVLGGGLPTDALLGGGLPTDAILGGGLPTDAILGGGLPTGDVTGGVLPTDAILGGGLPVDPATVIPMAAERQDVPTADVPAMAQVDGPLNLFQRFLSVLTGGK, from the coding sequence ATGCAGACCTGGGCGAAGCGCGGCATCAAGACCGCGCTGGTCACGGGTGGTTTGCTGATGCTGGGTACCGGCATCGCTTCTGCCGACGAGAGTGTCAACCCAGACAGCCCCGCCGGCCCGCTCGACGCGAACCTGAACATTCCGGTTCAGATCGAGAAGAACGCGCTGGGCACCCCCGTCGGGCAGGCCAACCTCCCCGGATACAAGGGTGAGATCAGCACCAAACCGGTCACCAAGCCGCTCAAGGGCGTGACCGACCCGCTGCAGAAGGCCGCCGCTCCCGCCTCGAAGGCGACCGCCCCGCTCGCGGGCGTGACGGACAAGGCCACCAGCGCGCTCTCTTCGGCCACCAACAAGGCCGGTGCCTCGCGCACCACGCAGGACGTTTCCGGGCTCGACTTCGACCAGACCGATGACGTGCTCAAGGGCAACAAGGTCGACCTCGACGTCACCGCGCCGATCCAGATCTGCGGCAACGCGATCGGGGTCATCGGCGACGCCGTCATCGAAGACGCGGACTGCGGCACCCAGTCGTACTCCAACGACGAGAACACCACCACCGACGGCAAGCACTCCGGCCTGGCCGGGAACGTGGTCGCGCTGGACTGGGCGCTGCCCATCCAGATCGCGGGCAACGCCGGTGGCCTGGCGGGCGGGTCCGGGTACACCTCGGGCAGCGCCGAGCAGGAAGTGACCGAGACCGGCGACATCAGCACGGACGGCACCGGCTCCGGCGCCTCCGGCAACGTGGTGGCCCCGCAGTTCGCCACCCCGGTGCAGGTCACCGGCAACGCGGCCTCGTGGATCCTCGGCAACGCCTACAGCGAGTTCGACGCCGAGACCGACGCCGAGTCCGGTGGCTGGATCCAGACCAACGGTGACGGCGGCGCGGCCACGGGCAACGTGGTCGGCGTGCCGATCGCGCTCCCGGTCAAGGTCAACGGTGTCGCGGCCGGTGCCTGGGGCTCAGACGCCGACACGGTGTCGCACTCCGAGGCCGACGCCACCGCGGGTGACACCACCCCCGGCCTCAACGACATCCCCGCCTACATCACCACCGAAGGCGACAAGGCGTTCCTGGCCGGGACCGTGGTCCAGCCGCAGGGTGCGCTCGTCGCCAACGTCGCGGGTGTCGCGGCTTCCTGGATCGGCAATGCCACCACCGGCAACGCCCAGGACGACGACTACGCCGGCGCCGGCTCCTCCTCCAGCGAGGTCGAGGCCGGTGGCTTCTCCAGCACCACGGGCCAGGACGGCGCGGGCTCGGGCAACATCGTCGACCTGCCGGTCGCGGTCCCGGTCGAGGCCTTCGGCATCGGCGGCACCTACATCGGCAACGCGCACGCCGCGCACGACAACGAGACCGACGCCAAGGCCGGTGAGGGCACCTACACCACCGGTGACGGCTCGTTCCTCGCCGCCAACACGGTCACCGGGCAGCCCGCGCTGACCGGTGAGGTGTTCGGCATCGGTGGCTCGCACATCGGGAACGCCTCGGGCACCTCGACCGAGACCAAGACCGTGCAGGCCGGTGGGTACAACGGCAGCACCGGCAACGACAGCTCCGCCTCGGGCAACATCGTCCAGGTCCCGCTGGCCGTGCCCGCCGAGATCTTCGGCATCGGTGGCTCGTACATCGGCCAGGGCGAGGGCACCGCGTCCGAGACCAAGGAGATCACCGCCGGTGGCGGCGGCAACACCGACGACGACAACGGGCTGGGCAGCTCGAACCTCGTCGCCACCCCGCTGGCCGTGCCGGCGCAGGTCTTCGGCATCGGCGGCTCGCACATCGGCCGCGGCACCGGTGAGGCCACCAGCGACACCCAGGTGACCGCCGGCGACGACGTCAAGGCGACCGGCAACGAGGCGGGCGCGTCGGGCAACATCGGCTTCGTGCCGGTGGCGCTGCCGGTGCAGGTCCACGGCATCGGCGGGTCCTTCATCGGGACCGGCTTCGGCACCAGCGAGAACCTGACCGACGCGGTGGCCGGCGGCGACGCCACCACCGGCGGTGAGGACGGCGCGGTCGCGGGCAACATCATCCAGGCGCCGTTCGCCGGTGCCGGCAGCCTGTTCGGCTCCTCGGCCGGGCTGATCGCGCTCGTCGGTGGCGACACCGCCGAGAACGACGTGGTCGCGCAGGCCGGTGGCGACTCCGTGACCAACGGTGACGGTGGCGGCCTGGCCGGCAACGTGATCAGCGCGCAGGGCCTGCCCATCGCGCAGGTCTTCGGTGACGCGGTGGCCGCGGCCGCCAAGGCCACCGGCTCGGCCTCGAACACCACCGACGCCACCTCGGGCGGGGACATCACCACCTCGGGTGTCGACGGTGCCTTCTCGGGCAACATCCTGGACGTGCCGGCCGCCGCGGTCGCGCAGGTCTTCGGCAACGCGGTCGCCGCCGCCGGGGTGGCCGACGCCACCGCCGACAACGTGACCAGCGGCAAGGCGGGTGGCGACACCACCACCGCCGGCACCATGGACAGCGTGTCCGGCCTCGACGGGCAGATCCCGGTCGGTGTCGTGGCGCAGGTCTTCGACGTCCCGCTGGCCCTGCTGGGTGTGGCGAACGCCGAGGCCACCAACGCGACCGACATCATGGTCGACAACCGCGAGCCGCAGATCGACCTGGGCATCGACGGTTCGGAGCTGCCGCTCGACGTGATCCCCTCGCTGAACTGGCCGTCGCTGCCGGGCGTGCCGGGAGTGCCGACCGGGCTGGGCCGTGACGGCGGCATGGCGCTGCCCACCAACGGACTGCCGACCAACGGGCTGCCCACCCCGGGCCTGCCCTCGGTCCCGTCGCTGCCGGGTCTGCCGGGCCTGCCGGGTGCGGCGGCGCAGCGCGCCGACGCCCCGATGCCGTCCGTGCCGGGCGTGCCCGACCTGGGCACCGTGACCGACCTGCCCTCGGCCGGCTCCCTGCCGCTCGAGCTGTCGGGCGTGAACCTGGACTCGGCCAACGTGCTGGGCGGCGGCCTGCCGACCGACGCGCTGCTGGGTGGCGGTCTGCCGACCGACGCGATCCTCGGCGGTGGCCTGCCCACCGACGCGATCCTGGGTGGCGGCCTGCCCACCGGTGACGTGACCGGTGGCGTGCTGCCGACGGACGCGATCCTGGGTGGCGGCCTGCCGGTCGACCCGGCCACGGTCATCCCGATGGCCGCCGAGCGCCAGGACGTGCCGACCGCCGACGTGCCCGCGATGGCACAGGTCGACGGCCCGCTGAACCTGTTCCAGCGGTTCCTGTCGGTGCTGACCGGCGGCAAGTGA
- the macS gene encoding MacS family sensor histidine kinase, which translates to MTARFGPTTRDLASPLWWGAIGLRVLTWVFAAGIGVVHQDEYRRAWLAWTVLGVMAIWTVLTSLVYAREALRWRWRWLVVADVGLTACLVLTSPWILSDAQLAAADPLITTVWAAVPPLVAGARFGAVGGLAGGLVIALCTGAARAEFTVDVARDGVLLLASGLLIGMTASTARRSGSALAQALRTEAATAERERLARSIHDSVLQVLARVRKRGAELGGEAAELAELAGEQEIALRALVTTEPTRPTDETADLRAALQLLGTSTVHISGPAGPVSLPAHVTTELADAVREALANVAKHAEGAQAWVLLEDLGDEVVVSVRDDGPGIPAGRLERARAEGRLGVAKSIQDRVTGLGGTISLDTAPGAGTEWEIRVPKGASG; encoded by the coding sequence GTGACCGCCCGCTTCGGCCCGACCACCCGCGACCTCGCCTCGCCGCTGTGGTGGGGCGCGATCGGGCTGCGCGTGCTGACCTGGGTGTTCGCCGCGGGCATCGGGGTGGTGCACCAGGACGAGTACCGCCGCGCCTGGCTCGCCTGGACGGTGCTCGGCGTGATGGCGATCTGGACCGTGCTGACCAGCCTGGTCTACGCGCGCGAGGCACTGCGCTGGCGGTGGCGCTGGCTGGTGGTCGCCGATGTCGGGCTCACCGCCTGCCTGGTGCTGACCTCACCGTGGATCCTGTCCGACGCGCAGCTCGCCGCGGCCGATCCGCTGATCACCACCGTCTGGGCGGCCGTGCCGCCGCTGGTCGCCGGTGCCCGGTTCGGCGCGGTCGGCGGGCTGGCCGGTGGGCTGGTGATCGCGTTGTGCACCGGGGCCGCCCGCGCGGAGTTCACCGTCGACGTGGCCCGTGACGGGGTGTTGCTGCTGGCCAGCGGCCTGCTGATCGGGATGACCGCGAGCACCGCGCGGCGTTCCGGTTCGGCGCTGGCCCAGGCGTTGCGCACCGAAGCGGCCACCGCGGAGCGGGAACGGCTGGCGCGGTCGATCCACGACAGCGTGCTGCAGGTGCTCGCGCGCGTCCGCAAGCGCGGCGCCGAACTGGGCGGGGAGGCGGCCGAACTCGCGGAACTGGCCGGTGAGCAGGAGATCGCCCTGCGCGCACTGGTCACCACCGAGCCGACGCGGCCCACGGACGAGACCGCCGACCTGCGCGCGGCGTTGCAGCTGCTCGGCACGTCGACCGTGCACATCTCCGGCCCGGCCGGTCCGGTTTCGCTGCCCGCGCACGTCACCACCGAGCTGGCCGACGCCGTGCGCGAAGCGCTGGCCAACGTCGCGAAGCACGCCGAAGGCGCCCAGGCGTGGGTGCTGCTGGAAGACCTCGGTGACGAGGTGGTCGTGTCCGTGCGCGACGACGGTCCCGGCATTCCCGCCGGACGGCTGGAACGGGCGCGGGCCGAGGGACGTCTAGGGGTGGCCAAGTCCATCCAGGACCGGGTCACCGGCCTGGGTGGCACGATCAGCCTGGACACCGCGCCCGGAGCGGGCACGGAATGGGAGATCCGCGTGCCGAAGGGAGCCTCGGGATGA
- a CDS encoding AI-2E family transporter: MPVELDVTTVVPRGLRIGAALAWRFLVVIAALYVIVWLVGYLSVVVIPLSIALLLAALMAPGVGWLVKAGLPRGLAAGIVLIGGLGLLGGLLTFVVAQFTSGLPALQQQLTESLDQIQDWLVNGPLHLRQTQIQDFINQAVDFLKKNQATITDSALTTAGTVGEVLTGFVLTLFILIFFLAGGEQIWTFLTRGVPRQVRNRVDVAGRRGFASLVSYVRATAAVAVVDAVGIGIGLWILGVPLVIPLATLVFLGAFVPIIGAVLTGAVAVLVALVTNGFVTALIVLGVVILVMQLESHILQPLLLGRAVKLHPLAVVLAITAGLVAAGIAGALLAVPLLAVLNSGIKSLLHERDPDPAAVDVLEDQSAEPNTKAPDDDGAEPAK; this comes from the coding sequence CTGCCGGTCGAACTCGACGTGACCACCGTCGTTCCCCGGGGTCTGCGGATCGGGGCCGCGCTCGCCTGGCGGTTCCTCGTGGTGATCGCCGCGCTGTACGTCATCGTCTGGCTGGTCGGTTACCTGTCGGTGGTGGTCATCCCGCTGTCCATCGCGCTGCTGCTGGCCGCGTTGATGGCGCCGGGTGTCGGCTGGCTGGTCAAGGCCGGGCTGCCGAGGGGACTGGCCGCGGGCATCGTGCTGATCGGCGGGCTCGGCCTGCTCGGCGGGCTGCTCACCTTCGTGGTCGCGCAGTTCACCAGCGGCCTGCCCGCACTGCAGCAGCAGCTCACCGAGAGCCTGGACCAGATCCAGGACTGGCTGGTCAACGGCCCGCTGCACCTGCGCCAGACGCAGATCCAGGACTTCATCAACCAGGCCGTCGACTTCCTCAAGAAGAACCAGGCCACCATCACCGACAGCGCGCTGACCACCGCGGGCACCGTCGGCGAGGTGCTCACCGGGTTCGTGCTGACGCTGTTCATCCTGATCTTCTTCCTGGCCGGCGGTGAGCAGATCTGGACCTTCCTCACCCGCGGTGTGCCGCGCCAGGTGCGCAACCGCGTGGACGTGGCGGGCCGCCGCGGCTTCGCCTCGCTGGTCAGCTACGTGCGCGCGACCGCGGCGGTGGCCGTGGTGGACGCGGTCGGCATCGGCATCGGGCTGTGGATCCTCGGGGTGCCGCTGGTGATCCCGCTGGCCACGCTGGTGTTCCTCGGCGCGTTCGTGCCGATCATCGGCGCGGTGCTGACCGGGGCGGTGGCGGTGCTGGTGGCGCTGGTGACCAACGGTTTTGTCACCGCGCTGATCGTGCTCGGCGTGGTGATCCTGGTGATGCAGCTGGAAAGCCACATCCTGCAGCCGCTGCTGCTGGGCCGGGCGGTCAAGCTGCACCCGCTGGCCGTGGTGCTGGCGATCACCGCGGGCCTGGTCGCCGCCGGGATCGCCGGTGCGCTGCTCGCGGTGCCGTTGCTGGCGGTGCTCAACTCCGGCATCAAGTCGCTGCTGCACGAACGGGATCCCGATCCGGCAGCCGTGGACGTGCTGGAGGACCAGAGCGCCGAGCCGAACACCAAGGCGCCTGACGACGACGGCGCCGAACCGGCCAAGTGA
- a CDS encoding DUF1707 domain-containing protein: MSDRELRVSDAERDHVAALLQKAVGQGLLDLEEFTARTDLALAARTRGELNRVLTDLPGLVHHGVNGTVPARRDRLVLRTLMGGTRRTGHWRVPHEILVQNQMGSTELDFTEAEFSQAEVRIELSVAAGSVELLLPATASLSTSDVKIRAGTLTDRTEFDRAAGKPRFVLSGSVFAGSVEIRTPRYYRFGRVQVRLPWRVTWGS, translated from the coding sequence GTGAGTGACCGGGAGCTGCGTGTATCCGACGCCGAACGGGACCACGTCGCGGCGTTGCTGCAGAAGGCCGTCGGACAGGGCCTGCTCGATCTGGAGGAGTTCACCGCGCGCACCGACCTGGCGCTGGCCGCCCGCACCCGCGGTGAGCTGAACCGGGTGCTCACCGATCTGCCCGGCCTGGTGCACCACGGGGTCAACGGCACCGTGCCCGCGCGGCGCGACCGGCTGGTGCTCCGGACGTTGATGGGCGGCACGCGGCGGACCGGGCACTGGCGCGTCCCGCACGAAATCCTGGTGCAGAACCAGATGGGCTCGACCGAACTGGACTTCACCGAGGCCGAATTCAGCCAGGCCGAGGTGCGGATCGAGCTGAGCGTGGCGGCCGGTTCGGTGGAACTGCTGCTGCCCGCCACCGCCTCACTGTCCACATCGGACGTGAAGATCCGGGCGGGCACGCTGACCGACCGGACCGAGTTCGACCGCGCGGCCGGAAAACCGCGGTTCGTGCTGTCCGGTTCGGTCTTCGCGGGGTCCGTGGAGATCCGGACCCCGCGCTACTACCGGTTCGGGCGGGTCCAGGTCCGCCTGCCCTGGCGGGTCACCTGGGGCTCGTGA
- a CDS encoding DUF1707 domain-containing protein has translation MNTVPEESEAAAAAPEAASPPAPKEFSARDLRVSDAEREHVVGVLQKAIGRGMLDLDEFTERTDKALASRTRGELNSVLADLPGLVHRDAAPVLATGAAPAPAPQYAPAPQYAPPSGTPLELRAHGSNLKRSGQWQVPSHLRVRNKYASTKLDFTEAVLTSPVVYIELDTKWGGVELVVPEEAGVDLNAITEVKWGSVEDKRKRQPASGSPTIIVTGRVHGGPLVVRNGRRSRW, from the coding sequence ATGAACACGGTGCCCGAGGAGTCGGAGGCGGCCGCGGCAGCGCCGGAGGCGGCGTCACCACCGGCGCCGAAGGAGTTCAGCGCGCGCGACCTGCGGGTGTCCGACGCCGAACGCGAGCACGTGGTCGGGGTGCTGCAGAAGGCGATCGGCCGGGGAATGCTCGATCTGGACGAGTTCACCGAGCGCACCGACAAGGCACTGGCCTCCCGAACCCGCGGTGAGCTGAACTCCGTGCTCGCGGACCTGCCGGGCCTGGTGCACCGGGACGCCGCTCCGGTCTTGGCCACCGGAGCGGCCCCGGCGCCCGCACCCCAGTACGCGCCGGCGCCCCAGTACGCGCCGCCTTCCGGCACGCCGCTGGAACTGCGCGCGCACGGCTCGAACCTCAAGCGCAGCGGGCAATGGCAGGTGCCGTCGCACCTGCGCGTGCGCAACAAGTACGCGAGCACCAAGCTCGACTTCACCGAAGCGGTGCTCACCTCACCGGTGGTCTACATCGAGCTGGACACCAAGTGGGGCGGCGTCGAGCTGGTCGTGCCCGAGGAGGCCGGTGTGGACCTGAACGCCATCACCGAGGTCAAGTGGGGTTCGGTGGAGGACAAGCGCAAGCGGCAGCCCGCGTCCGGCTCGCCGACCATCATCGTGACCGGGCGGGTGCACGGTGGCCCGCTCGTCGTGCGCAACGGCCGCCGTTCCCGCTGGTGA
- the ptsP gene encoding phosphoenolpyruvate--protein phosphotransferase: MSSTKLSGVAVSPGRASGPVVRVAEPLGAPPSTPAPPDPAAEAARVEPAAQLVAARLEKQAETATGEAATILQTTAAMAADPTLVSQAEALVKNERLPAARAVHQAAEGFAEMLAAAGGYLAERVRDIHDIRDRIVAELLGLAPPGVPELTGPSVLVARDLAPADTAGLDPAKVLALVTEEGGPTSHTAILARALGIPAVVAVRGLLAVEAEALLVDGDTGEVEPVDASAPVLAATTNGPAEWDGTGVTADGHRVKVLGNVGSAADAQSAADAGAEGVGLFRTEFCYLDASTEPTVEAQRAAYAAVLSPFKDKPVIVRTLDAGADKPLAFLSPDTEPNPALGVRGLRIAFDRPEILDRQLEAIALAAQDSGAEVSVMAPMVATAAEAAWFAERVHAAGITRAGVMIEIPAAALAAREILDAVDFVSIGTNDLAQYTFAADRQLGAVAALNDPWQPALLRLIALIGEAAAATGKPAGVCGEAAADPQLARVLTGLGLTSLSMNAAAVRAVGASLAAVTRAECEAVADAALAAADPAAARQAVSAVTSPR, encoded by the coding sequence ATGTCGTCGACGAAGCTGTCTGGGGTCGCGGTCAGTCCCGGCCGCGCGAGCGGTCCGGTGGTACGGGTGGCCGAGCCGCTCGGGGCACCACCGAGCACCCCGGCCCCGCCGGATCCCGCCGCCGAGGCCGCGCGCGTCGAGCCCGCCGCCCAGCTGGTCGCCGCCCGCCTGGAGAAGCAGGCCGAGACGGCCACCGGGGAAGCCGCCACGATCCTGCAGACCACCGCCGCGATGGCCGCCGACCCGACGCTGGTCAGCCAGGCCGAAGCGCTGGTCAAGAACGAGCGCCTGCCCGCGGCCCGCGCGGTGCACCAGGCCGCCGAGGGCTTCGCCGAGATGCTCGCCGCGGCCGGCGGTTACCTGGCCGAGCGCGTACGCGACATCCATGACATCCGCGATCGCATCGTCGCCGAGCTGCTCGGCCTCGCGCCGCCCGGCGTGCCCGAGCTGACCGGGCCGAGCGTGCTGGTCGCCCGCGACCTCGCCCCCGCCGACACCGCCGGGCTCGATCCGGCGAAGGTGCTCGCGCTCGTCACCGAAGAGGGTGGCCCCACCAGCCACACCGCGATCCTCGCCCGCGCGCTCGGCATTCCCGCCGTGGTCGCCGTTCGCGGGCTGCTCGCGGTCGAGGCCGAAGCGCTGCTCGTCGACGGCGACACCGGCGAGGTCGAACCGGTCGACGCGAGTGCGCCGGTTCTGGCGGCGACCACGAACGGGCCCGCCGAGTGGGACGGCACCGGCGTCACCGCCGACGGCCACCGCGTCAAGGTGCTCGGCAACGTGGGTTCCGCGGCCGACGCGCAGTCCGCGGCGGATGCGGGTGCCGAGGGAGTCGGCCTCTTCCGCACCGAGTTCTGCTATCTCGACGCCAGCACCGAACCGACGGTCGAAGCGCAGCGCGCCGCCTACGCCGCGGTGCTCTCGCCGTTCAAGGACAAGCCGGTCATCGTCCGCACGCTCGACGCCGGTGCCGACAAGCCGCTCGCCTTCCTCTCCCCCGACACCGAGCCGAATCCGGCGCTCGGCGTGCGCGGGCTGCGGATCGCCTTCGACCGCCCGGAGATCCTCGACCGCCAGCTGGAAGCCATCGCGCTGGCCGCACAGGACTCGGGTGCCGAGGTGTCGGTGATGGCGCCGATGGTGGCCACCGCCGCTGAAGCCGCCTGGTTCGCCGAGCGGGTGCACGCGGCGGGCATCACCAGGGCAGGGGTGATGATCGAGATCCCCGCTGCCGCGCTGGCCGCCCGCGAGATCCTCGACGCCGTCGACTTCGTTTCGATCGGCACGAACGACCTCGCCCAGTACACCTTCGCCGCCGACCGCCAGCTCGGTGCGGTCGCCGCGCTCAACGACCCGTGGCAGCCCGCGCTGCTTCGGCTGATCGCGCTGATCGGCGAGGCGGCCGCGGCAACCGGCAAGCCCGCCGGGGTCTGCGGCGAGGCCGCGGCCGATCCGCAGCTCGCGCGGGTCCTCACCGGACTCGGTCTGACCAGCCTGTCGATGAACGCGGCGGCGGTGCGCGCGGTCGGCGCGAGCCTGGCCGCGGTCACCCGTGCGGAGTGCGAGGCCGTGGCGGACGCCGCGCTCGCCGCGGCCGATCCGGCGGCGGCCCGTCAAGCGGTCAGCGCGGTCACGAGCCCCAGGTGA
- a CDS encoding response regulator transcription factor, translating to MSAISVMVVDDHPIWRDGVARDLGEHGFEVLATAPDGDAAIRIAKTVRPDVVLMDMNLGETSGVDATRAITGALPETRVLVLSASGEHEDVLEAVKAGASGYLVKSASSAELAEAVRRTAAGDPVFTAGLAGLVLGEYRRMADAPPTIGEPPRLTERETDVLRQVAKGLTARQIAEKLVISHRTVENHVQSTLRKLQLHNRVELARYAIEHGLDSD from the coding sequence ATGAGCGCGATTTCGGTGATGGTGGTCGACGACCACCCGATCTGGCGTGACGGTGTGGCCAGGGACCTCGGCGAGCACGGGTTCGAGGTGCTGGCCACCGCCCCCGACGGCGACGCGGCCATCCGGATCGCCAAGACCGTGCGCCCGGACGTGGTGCTGATGGACATGAACCTCGGCGAGACCTCCGGCGTGGACGCGACCAGGGCGATCACCGGCGCGCTGCCGGAGACCAGGGTGCTCGTGCTGTCCGCGAGCGGTGAGCACGAGGACGTGCTGGAAGCGGTGAAGGCGGGCGCCTCCGGATACCTGGTGAAGTCGGCTTCGTCGGCCGAGCTGGCCGAAGCCGTGCGCCGGACCGCGGCGGGCGACCCGGTGTTCACCGCCGGACTCGCGGGCCTGGTGCTCGGGGAGTACCGGCGGATGGCGGACGCGCCGCCCACCATCGGCGAACCACCGCGGCTGACCGAGCGCGAGACCGACGTGCTGCGGCAGGTCGCGAAAGGACTGACCGCGCGGCAGATCGCCGAGAAGCTGGTGATCTCGCACCGCACGGTGGAGAACCACGTGCAGTCGACGCTGCGGAAGCTCCAGCTGCACAACCGGGTCGAGCTGGCCAGGTACGCCATCGAGCACGGGCTGGACTCGGACTAG
- a CDS encoding ribokinase, which produces MTAEVLVAGSINADLVVSADRRPGAGETVLGGDTVLLPGGKGANTAVAASLIGADVAMVGAVGDDANGRLLLNSLREAGVSVDLVRTVDRPTGAAYIVVTPDGENSILVSPGANSALEPSALDGAFDGARVLAVSMEIPLPTVEHAVIAAAEAGVRVLLNLSPVAKVSPRTLKAVDVLLVNEHEAAWLLGTEGTQADPRGLLELGPHSAVLTRGAEGALVITADEVVEVASPKVEAVDTTGAGDAFTGALAASLADGANLPDAARLAVKVAAISVTRPGAQPSYPRAGELD; this is translated from the coding sequence ATGACCGCTGAAGTACTCGTCGCCGGGTCGATCAACGCCGACCTGGTGGTTTCCGCCGATCGACGGCCCGGCGCGGGCGAGACCGTGCTCGGTGGTGACACCGTGCTGCTGCCCGGGGGCAAGGGGGCCAACACCGCGGTCGCCGCGTCGCTGATCGGGGCCGACGTGGCGATGGTCGGCGCGGTCGGCGACGACGCGAACGGCAGGCTCCTGCTCAACTCCCTGCGCGAAGCCGGAGTGAGCGTGGACCTGGTGCGAACCGTGGACCGGCCGACCGGCGCCGCCTACATCGTGGTGACGCCGGACGGTGAGAACTCCATCCTGGTCTCCCCGGGCGCGAACAGCGCGCTGGAGCCCTCCGCGCTGGACGGCGCCTTCGACGGCGCGCGGGTGCTGGCCGTGTCGATGGAGATCCCGTTGCCGACGGTCGAGCACGCGGTGATCGCCGCGGCGGAGGCCGGGGTGCGGGTGCTGCTGAACCTGTCGCCGGTGGCGAAGGTCAGCCCGCGCACCCTCAAGGCGGTCGACGTGCTGCTGGTCAACGAGCACGAAGCCGCCTGGCTGCTGGGTACCGAAGGCACCCAAGCCGACCCGCGCGGGCTGTTGGAGCTGGGTCCGCACTCCGCCGTGCTCACCCGGGGCGCGGAAGGCGCGCTGGTGATCACCGCGGACGAGGTTGTCGAGGTGGCATCGCCGAAGGTCGAAGCGGTGGACACCACCGGTGCCGGGGACGCCTTCACCGGGGCACTCGCTGCCTCGCTAGCAGACGGTGCCAACTTGCCGGACGCTGCCCGACTGGCAGTGAAGGTCGCTGCCATCTCGGTGACCCGTCCCGGCGCGCAACCCTCCTACCCCCGCGCGGGCGAACTCGACTGA